The Pan troglodytes isolate AG18354 chromosome 7, NHGRI_mPanTro3-v2.0_pri, whole genome shotgun sequence genome has a window encoding:
- the LOC129135766 gene encoding uncharacterized protein LOC129135766: MADCRSRALPRREAAKARREIERSASGPALLGDPVHPPQPLARVLSPSLPGAGRPAVPSAGPAKPTPTRTPADPQAPRAAPVPAYASPSTPPCKLREPAPALASPEGAPTVQRRAEGLLKRGQSGRKGRGGAESERRL, translated from the coding sequence atggcggactgcaggtcccgagccctgccccgcagggaggcagctaaggccaggcgagaaatcgagcgcagcgccagtgggccagcactgctgggggacccagtacaccctccgcagccgctggcccgggtgctaagtccctcattgcccggggccggccggccggccgttccgagtgcggggcccgccaagcccacgcccacccgaaCTCCAGCTgacccgcaagcgccgcgcgcagccccggttcccgcttacgcctctccctccacacctccctgcaagctgagggagccagctccggccttggccagcccagaaggggctcccacagtgcagcggcgggctgaagggctcctcaagcgcggccagagtgggcgcaaaggccgaggaggcgccgagagcgagcgaaggctgtga